The following is a genomic window from Niabella soli DSM 19437.
CGTAATACTGCTCTCTAAGTTCTTATCCCACACCGAGGTACTATAATTCAGGCAGCCAATACCGCCGTTCAGGAATTCGAAGCTTACAACACCAGTGTCTTCAAAATCGGTCAGGTGCTCATGATTAAAGTCGTTGAACCGGGCCTGTATATTGGTAATATCTCCAAAATACCAGTACATCAGATCTATGAAATGACTGAATTGGGTAAATAAAGTACCTCCATCCAGTTCCTTATTACCATGCCAGCTGCCCTTTTTATAATATCGGTCATCCCGGTTCCAATAACAGTTGATCTGTACTAAGAATATTTTACCCAGTTTTCCACTTTCCAGCAATTCTTTTAACCACACACTTGGTGGGCTATAGCGATTTTGCATTACGGCAAATACCTGTTTATGTACCTGCAATGCTTTGAAAATAACTTTCTCAGCATCTGCTTTGCTAAGCGCCATTGGCTTTTCCAGCACAATATGCTTTTTGGCTTCCAGGCATTGCATAGCCTGCGCGGCATGGAAGCCATTGGGAGAAGCTATATTTATCACATCAACATCAGTAGCTACAGGCGATTGCAAAAAGGCTTCAAGGCTATTAAAAAAGAGTGCATCGTAATGGTCAATTCTCAATTGGTCTTTAGGTTTAACATCGATTAATGCAACCAATTCGCAATCTTCGTTCCTGGTAATCATCTC
Proteins encoded in this region:
- a CDS encoding Gfo/Idh/MocA family protein, yielding MTTTNQKVKFAVVGCGHIGKRHAEMITRNEDCELVALIDVKPKDQLRIDHYDALFFNSLEAFLQSPVATDVDVINIASPNGFHAAQAMQCLEAKKHIVLEKPMALSKADAEKVIFKALQVHKQVFAVMQNRYSPPSVWLKELLESGKLGKIFLVQINCYWNRDDRYYKKGSWHGNKELDGGTLFTQFSHFIDLMYWYFGDITNIQARFNDFNHEHLTDFEDTGVVSFEFLNGGIGCLNYSTSVWDKNLESSITVIAENGSLKVGGQYMNEVEYCHIKDYVMPELAPTNPGNDYGAYKGSAANHHYIIENVVDVVHNLGTITTNALEGLKVVEIIERIYNGGIKGQ